TGTGGATCTTCCCAACTATTAAAagtatcatttttattaaaattggaCAGTCTCAcccccttttttgttgttgttctaggTATACACCCATCACCCCCTttcttacacatacacacacccatagacacatatacacacactgacATCCTTTCACTGTACTTCTCCATTTAAATAGTGTTGGACCTAGAGGCTGCGCgcgggctcacacctataatcccaacactctgggaggccaaggcaggtggatcaattgaggccaggagtttgagaccagcctggccaatatagtgaaatcctgtctctactaaaaataaaaaaatttagctgggcatggtggcacgctcttgtaatccaagctacatgggaggctgaggcaggagaatcgcttgaaccaggggggcggaggttgcagtgagctgagatcgcaccactgcactccagcctgggtgacagagcaagactccatctcaaaaaaaaaaaaaaaaaattagtgttggACGTAGAGAATCTTCATATAGCATGAAAATACAACATTATGTTTTAGAAGTGGTCTTCAAAATGTTCTATCTGTTGAGATAATCTCTTTGGATAATGAGGATCTTACTCCTTGTCCAGCATTCCCATCTTCAAAAGCATCTCATGCACACGAACACTACGTACTTACCATTCTCAAGTACAACATCCACAGCCACAGTTGTCAGGTCTTTAGTACAAGCAGCCTGAATGTCCTCAGTTGGGGCAATGAATGTGCTGAGTCCAGTCATTTTGTTGACATAAACCATTCTTCCCAGGACTACATCGAAATGCTGCTGCCAATCTGAACAACACGTGTTTGACTCTTCAGTTTCAGAACAAGCTCTTGCTTTAGATTCCTCACTTTGAAAACAAATTCCATTTTGGTCACCTGTGGCATCTTCTACCAGATTCATTAACATTCCACTGGGAGAGTCAGGACTTCCTATCTGTTGTTCTGAAGCTCTGATAAGAACATCTGAATCTTTACCGGTAACTTTAGAATTATTATAGGGCAATACCAAAGGAGTTTCTAATATCACACAGTTCTCTGTTGTACTGCTATTAGAAtgtgttttactatttttattaaaggAATTATCCTGTGTGGCAGAATCTGATGTTGGGATGACACCATTCTCTGTTTTTTCATGCTCGTTTttaaataacatacaaaaatcttgTGTTAACACACTGCACAACTTGCTGTCTTTCCTACTGGAATCTGAATTTGGAAGTTCATTAAAACGACTCATTATCCCCATTGTTTGAGTTTCTCTTTCGGAACCCTTCAGTCTGGATAATTTAGAGGCTAGTGATTCAGATGACTTTTCAAGGTCCAAAGGTTTCCTATTAAAGAGAGATAACTCCTTCAGGGTCATAGGGCTTTCTCTCAAACTAGTCATCTGTTGTTCTAAACAATCTTCATCCTTGGAGAATGGAAACTTCTCTGAGTCAAGGATGTGGCTTGCTGGTTGACAACTACTATCTGAATCATTATGCTTCATAGTAGTGATTTTACAAACACCAGAGTTGTCTAAGCAGTTCTTGTCCTTCAGCAGAATGTCAGGTTCAACTTGAGGATTGAGACTGGTAGTgactccattactttcctctaCTTCTGTATCCAGAGGATTTTCAACCTTCCCATATTGCCTCTTAAACTTCTCTAAAGATCCTAGCTGTGAACTCAAGCTTAGCTTCTTACGGATGATTGGTTTGGAGGAGCCAATTAATTTATCTGTTTTCCTACTATCACTGGAAACATGTCTATACCAGGGGAAAGAGGGGGATGTATCAGATAATATGCAACCCATTTGTGATTTTTTGCTACCTTCCTGAAAAGCAGAAAACATTGTATAAGTTGCTGTAGGTTCATTCTCTGGCCCATAACTTATATTTGTTCTGCAAATTTTTTTGTTGGGCAATTGACCAGATTCTTTACTTAAAGTGCTGGCTAAATCTTTGATGTCTGGAGTTTCAACTGAATGACGTGTTCTATTTCCAAATGTTTCTTGGGCACGTGTGGGACCAGgtctaacataatttttaaatgaatgttctGTTTCAGTTgatttagttttctcattttgtaCTACATGAGTTATAAAGCCAGTGGAACATAATTTAACTCGCCCATAACTAAAAACATTTCTTCTTCCACAATtgctagattctttttttttctctttctctgtctgagCACTATGTACTCCCAATAATGTTGTTGCAAAAGGCAGAGGCTGGCATCCCACTTCAGTAGCATCTTTAAATCTCTCTGGTTgattctgaattctattatttttcaagATGTTGGCAGCCATGCCATTAACAGTAGtactttctttccatatttctaGATCCTCCCCACTCTCCTCAAAGTGACATGGTGTCTGAAAAGGgcttaaaaacatttctaaactgGTTCCACATGGATTTTCTAAAGAGCTATGTTCCGGGCAagattttttatgtttctcattttctcctgctTCTGATGCTACAATTGTCTCTTGTTCTAACATCTTTGATTCTGAGCAACAGCTGTCTTTGTTTTGTAAAGATGGCTCTGTCATTTTGCTATGGCCTGGACCACCTGATtcataaatgtacaaaaatgcatcatttgtattttttctgataGCTTCTAAATCCCTAGAATTCTGTGTGTTTATGTTTTCTGCAGTAGCTTTTCTTTTCACAGCTTTTGACTGCAAATTAAACATCTCATAGGAATCTAAAATATTATTACATGCTTCCTGGAAATTGCTCCTCTCATCGGAAGTCACACGCTTCTGAAGAGTAGCATCAAATAAACTAAAACCATTATCTTCACTAAATTCCTTAATATCCTCACCTGATAAttccacaaataatttttcttgctttaaaaacattttcactcCTTCCTGAATGCAAAACAAGAGAGTGTCCCAGTTCTGAAACTCAATCAGAGTTTTGGCTGGCTCCATGCACACATCATACTCACAGAATTGGCACTGCACATTGATTACATATATGCCATAGAGTTCTGGGGTAGACCGGTGCCGAAGACTTGAATTCATTTGCCTACTGGTGGAACCATTCTTTGGCTTGCATATAATACTTTCTTTCCTTAATAAAAAGTCAATGAGTTTATGTAGCTTTGTCCTTAAAACTAGTCTTTTGTTCACAAACAAAAACTGCATATTCTTATTGTAATGTGCTTCAGAGCTGATATAGCCACCAAGCTCAAActctttatatttaaaacttatttctCTTAGCTTTTGGGACTTTCCCAATCCATAAATTTGACAAAATCGGGAACATATGTCTTTGGTTTTAGGGAGCTGAAGAACCATGGAACCAGAAACATCATttctcaaagagaaagaaatggaagggtgCATG
The genomic region above belongs to Pongo pygmaeus isolate AG05252 chromosome 15, NHGRI_mPonPyg2-v2.0_pri, whole genome shotgun sequence and contains:
- the MLH3 gene encoding DNA mismatch repair protein Mlh3 isoform X1; its protein translation is MIKCLSVEVQAKLRSGLAISSLGQCVEELALNSIDAEAKCVAVRVNMETFQVQVIDNGFGMGSDDVEKVGNRYFTSKCHSVQDLENPRFYGFRGEALANIADMASAVEISSKKNRTMKTFVKLFQSGKALKACEADVTRPSAGTTVTVYNLFYQLPVRRKCMDPRLEFEKVRQRIEALSLMHPSISFSLRNDVSGSMVLQLPKTKDICSRFCQIYGLGKSQKLREISFKYKEFELGGYISSEAHYNKNMQFLFVNKRLVLRTKLHKLIDFLLRKESIICKPKNGSTSRQMNSSLRHRSTPELYGIYVINVQCQFCEYDVCMEPAKTLIEFQNWDTLLFCIQEGVKMFLKQEKLFVELSGEDIKEFSEDNGFSLFDATLQKRVTSDERSNFQEACNNILDSYEMFNLQSKAVKRKATAENINTQNSRDLEAIRKNTNDAFLYIYESGGPGHSKMTEPSLQNKDSCCSESKMLEQETIVASEAGENEKHKKSCPEHSSLENPCGTSLEMFLSPFQTPCHFEESGEDLEIWKESTTVNGMAANILKNNRIQNQPERFKDATEVGCQPLPFATTLLGVHSAQTEKEKKKESSNCGRRNVFSYGRVKLCSTGFITHVVQNEKTKSTETEHSFKNYVRPGPTRAQETFGNRTRHSVETPDIKDLASTLSKESGQLPNKKICRTNISYGPENEPTATYTMFSAFQEGSKKSQMGCILSDTSPSFPWYRHVSSDSRKTDKLIGSSKPIIRKKLSLSSQLGSLEKFKRQYGKVENPLDTEVEESNGVTTSLNPQVEPDILLKDKNCLDNSGVCKITTMKHNDSDSSCQPASHILDSEKFPFSKDEDCLEQQMTSLRESPMTLKELSLFNRKPLDLEKSSESLASKLSRLKGSERETQTMGIMSRFNELPNSDSSRKDSKLCSVLTQDFCMLFKNEHEKTENGVIPTSDSATQDNSFNKNSKTHSNSSTTENCVILETPLVLPYNNSKVTGKDSDVLIRASEQQIGSPDSPSGMLMNLVEDATGDQNGICFQSEESKARACSETEESNTCCSDWQQHFDVVLGRMVYVNKMTGLSTFIAPTEDIQAACTKDLTTVAVDVVLENGSQYRCQPFRSDLVLPFLPRAQAERTVMRQDNRDTVDDTVGSESLHSLFSEWDNPVFARYPEVAVDVSSGQAESLAVKIHNILYPYRFTKEMIHSMQVLQQVDNKFIACLMSTKTEENGEAGGNLLVLVDQHAAHERIRLEQLIIDSYEKQQAQGSGRKKLLSSTLIPPLEITVTEEQRRLLWCYHKNLEDLGLEFVFPDSSDSLVLVGKVPLCFVEREANELRRGRSTVTKSIVEEFIREQVELLQTTGGIQGTLPLTVQKVLASQACHGAIKFNDGLSLQESCRLIEALSSCQLPFQCAHGRPSMLPLADIDHLEQEKQIKPNLTKLRKMAQAWRLFGKAECDARQSLQMPPCELP
- the MLH3 gene encoding DNA mismatch repair protein Mlh3 isoform X6 yields the protein MIKCLSVEVQAKLRSGLAISSLGQCVEELALNSIDAEAKCVAVRVNMETFQVQVIDNGFGMGSDDVEKVGNRYFTSKCHSVQDLENPRFYGFRGEALANIADMASAVEISSKKNRTMKTFVKLFQSGKALKACEADVTRPSAGTTVTVYNLFYQLPVRRKCMDPRLEFEKVRQRIEALSLMHPSISFSLRNDVSGSMVLQLPKTKDICSRFCQIYGLGKSQKLREISFKYKEFELGGYISSEAHYNKNMQFLFVNKRLVLRTKLHKLIDFLLRKESIICKPKNGSTSRQMNSSLRHRSTPELYGIYVINVQCQFCEYDVCMEPAKTLIEFQNWDTLLFCIQEGVKMFLKQEKLFVELSGEDIKEFSEDNGFSLFDATLQKRVTSDERSNFQEACNNILDSYEMFNLQSKAVKRKATAENINTQNSRDLEAIRKNTNDAFLYIYESGGPGHSKMTEPSLQNKDSCCSESKMLEQETIVASEAGENEKHKKSCPEHSSLENPCGTSLEMFLSPFQTPCHFEESGEDLEIWKESTTVNGMAANILKNNRIQNQPERFKDATEVGCQPLPFATTLLGVHSAQTEKEKKKESSNCGRRNVFSYGRVKLCSTGFITHVVQNEKTKSTETEHSFKNYVRPGPTRAQETFGNRTRHSVETPDIKDLASTLSKESGQLPNKKICRTNISYGPENEPTATYTMFSAFQEGSKKSQMGCILSDTSPSFPWYRHVSSDSRKTDKLIGSSKPIIRKKLSLSSQLGSLEKFKRQYGKVENPLDTEVEESNGVTTSLNPQVEPDILLKDKNCLDNSGVCKITTMKHNDSDSSCQPASHILDSEKFPFSKDEDCLEQQMTSLRESPMTLKELSLFNRKPLDLEKSSESLASKLSRLKGSERETQTMGIMSRFNELPNSDSSRKDSKLCSVLTQDFCMLFKNEHEKTENGVIPTSDSATQDNSFNKNSKTHSNSSTTENCVILETPLVLPYNNSKVTGKDSDVLIRASEQQIGSPDSPSGMLMNLVEDATGDQNGICFQSEESKARACSETEESNTCCSDWQQHFDVVLGRMVYVNKMTGLSTFIAPTEDIQAACTKDLTTVAVDVVLENGSQYRCQPFRSDLVLPFLPRAQAERTVMRQDNRDTVDDTVGSESLHSLFSEWDNPVFARYPEVAVDVSSGQAESLAVKIHNILYPYRFTKEMIHSMQVLQQVDNKFIACLMSTKTEENGEAGGNLLVLVDQHAAHERIRLEQLIIDSYEKQQAQGSGRKKLLSSTLIPPLEITVTEEQRRLLWNSSENKWSYSRPQEASKGHCH
- the MLH3 gene encoding DNA mismatch repair protein Mlh3 isoform X5, encoding MIKCLSVEVQAKLRSGLAISSLGQCVEELALNSIDAEAKCVAVRVNMETFQVQVIDNGFGMGSDDVEKVGNRYFTSKCHSVQDLENPRFYGFRGEALANIADMASAVEISSKKNRTMKTFVKLFQSGKALKACEADVTRPSAGTTVTVYNLFYQLPVRRKCMDPRLEFEKVRQRIEALSLMHPSISFSLRNDVSGSMVLQLPKTKDICSRFCQIYGLGKSQKLREISFKYKEFELGGYISSEAHYNKNMQFLFVNKRLVLRTKLHKLIDFLLRKESIICKPKNGSTSRQMNSSLRHRSTPELYGIYVINVQCQFCEYDVCMEPAKTLIEFQNWDTLLFCIQEGVKMFLKQEKLFVELSGEDIKEFSEDNGFSLFDATLQKRVTSDERSNFQEACNNILDSYEMFNLQSKAVKRKATAENINTQNSRDLEAIRKNTNDAFLYIYESGGPGHSKMTEPSLQNKDSCCSESKMLEQETIVASEAGENEKHKKSCPEHSSLENPCGTSLEMFLSPFQTPCHFEESGEDLEIWKESTTVNGMAANILKNNRIQNQPERFKDATEVGCQPLPFATTLLGVHSAQTEKEKKKESSNCGRRNVFSYGRVKLCSTGFITHVVQNEKTKSTETEHSFKNYVRPGPTRAQETFGNRTRHSVETPDIKDLASTLSKESGQLPNKKICRTNISYGPENEPTATYTMFSAFQEGSKKSQMGCILSDTSPSFPWYRHVSSDSRKTDKLIGSSKPIIRKKLSLSSQLGSLEKFKRQYGKVENPLDTEVEESNGVTTSLNPQVEPDILLKDKNCLDNSGVCKITTMKHNDSDSSCQPASHILDSEKFPFSKDEDCLEQQMTSLRESPMTLKELSLFNRKPLDLEKSSESLASKLSRLKGSERETQTMGIMSRFNELPNSDSSRKDSKLCSVLTQDFCMLFKNEHEKTENGVIPTSDSATQDNSFNKNSKTHSNSSTTENCVILETPLVLPYNNSKVTGKDSDVLIRASEQQIGSPDSPSGMLMNLVEDATGDQNGICFQSEESKARACSETEESNTCCSDWQQHFDVVLGRMVYVNKMTGLSTFIAPTEDIQAACTKDLTTVAVDVVLENGGNLLVLVDQHAAHERIRLEQLIIDSYEKQQAQGSGRKKLLSSTLIPPLEITVTEEQRRLLWCYHKNLEDLGLEFVFPDSSDSLVLVGKVPLCFVEREANELRRGRSTVTKSIVEEFIREQVELLQTTGGIQGTLPLTVQKVLASQACHGAIKFNDGLSLQESCRLIEALSSCQLPFQCAHGRPSMLPLADIDHLEQEKQIKPNLTKLRKMAQAWRLFGKAECDARQSLQMPPCELP
- the MLH3 gene encoding DNA mismatch repair protein Mlh3 isoform X4, whose protein sequence is MIKCLSVEVQAKLRSGLAISSLGQCVEELALNSIDAEAKCVAVRVNMETFQVQVIDNGFGMGSDDVEKVGNRYFTSKCHSVQDLENPRFYGFRGEALANIADMASAVEISSKKNRTMKTFVKLFQSGKALKACEADVTRPSAGTTVTVYNLFYQLPVRRKCMDPRLEFEKVRQRIEALSLMHPSISFSLRNDVSGSMVLQLPKTKDICSRFCQIYGLGKSQKLREISFKYKEFELGGYISSEAHYNKNMQFLFVNKRLVLRTKLHKLIDFLLRKESIICKPKNGSTSRQMNSSLRHRSTPELYGIYVINVQCQFCEYDVCMEPAKTLIEFQNWDTLLFCIQEGVKMFLKQEKLFVELSGEDIKEFSEDNGFSLFDATLQKRVTSDERSNFQEACNNILDSYEMFNLQSKAVKRKATAENINTQNSRDLEAIRKNTNDAFLYIYESGGPGHSKMTEPSLQNKDSCCSESKMLEQETIVASEAGENEKHKKSCPEHSSLENPCGTSLEMFLSPFQTPCHFEESGEDLEIWKESTTVNGMAANILKNNRIQNQPERFKDATEVGCQPLPFATTLLGVHSAQTEKEKKKESSNCGRRNVFSYGRVKLCSTGFITHVVQNEKTKSTETEHSFKNYVRPGPTRAQETFGNRTRHSVETPDIKDLASTLSKESGQLPNKKICRTNISYGPENEPTATYTMFSAFQEGSKKSQMGCILSDTSPSFPWYRHVSSDSRKTDKLIGSSKPIIRKKLSLSSQLGSLEKFKRQYGKVENPLDTEVEESNGVTTSLNPQVEPDILLKDKNCLDNSGVCKITTMKHNDSDSSCQPASHILDSEKFPFSKDEDCLEQQMTSLRESPMTLKELSLFNRKPLDLEKSSESLASKLSRLKGSERETQTMGIMSRFNELPNSDSSRKDSKLCSVLTQDFCMLFKNEHEKTENGVIPTSDSATQDNSFNKNSKTHSNSSTTENCVILETPLVLPYNNSKVTGKDSDVLIRASEQQIGSPDSPSGMLMNLVEDATGDQNGICFQSEESKARACSETEESNTCCSDWQQHFDVVLGRMVYVNKMTGLSTFIAPTEDIQAACTKDLTTVAVDVVLENDTVDDTVGSESLHSLFSEWDNPVFARYPEVLQQVDNKFIACLMSTKTEENGEAGGNLLVLVDQHAAHERIRLEQLIIDSYEKQQAQGSGRKKLLSSTLIPPLEITVTEEQRRLLWCYHKNLEDLGLEFVFPDSSDSLVLVGKVPLCFVEREANELRRGRSTVTKSIVEEFIREQVELLQTTGGIQGTLPLTVQKVLASQACHGAIKFNDGLSLQESCRLIEALSSCQLPFQCAHGRPSMLPLADIDHLEQEKQIKPNLTKLRKMAQAWRLFGKAECDARQSLQMPPCELP
- the MLH3 gene encoding DNA mismatch repair protein Mlh3 isoform X7; its protein translation is MIKCLSVEVQAKLRSGLAISSLGQCVEELALNSIDAEAKCVAVRVNMETFQVQVIDNGFGMGSDDVEKVGNRYFTSKCHSVQDLENPRFYGFRGEALANIADMASAVEISSKKNRTMKTFVKLFQSGKALKACEADVTRPSAGTTVTVYNLFYQLPVRRKCMDPRLEFEKVRQRIEALSLMHPSISFSLRNDVSGSMVLQLPKTKDICSRFCQIYGLGKSQKLREISFKYKEFELGGYISSEAHYNKNMQFLFVNKRLVLRTKLHKLIDFLLRKESIICKPKNGSTSRQMNSSLRHRSTPELYGIYVINVQCQFCEYDVCMEPAKTLIEFQNWDTLLFCIQEGVKMFLKQEKLFVELSGEDIKEFSEDNGFSLFDATLQKRVTSDERSNFQEACNNILDSYEMFNLQSKAVKRKATAENINTQNSRDLEAIRKNTNDAFLYIYESGGPGHSKMTEPSLQNKDSCCSESKMLEQETIVASEAGENEKHKKSCPEHSSLENPCGTSLEMFLSPFQTPCHFEESGEDLEIWKESTTVNGMAANILKNNRIQNQPERFKDATEVGCQPLPFATTLLGVHSAQTEKEKKKESSNCGRRNVFSYGRVKLCSTGFITHVVQNEKTKSTETEHSFKNYVRPGPTRAQETFGNRTRHSVETPDIKDLASTLSKESGQLPNKKICRTNISYGPENEPTATYTMFSAFQEGSKKSQMGCILSDTSPSFPWYRHVSSDSRKTDKLIGSSKPIIRKKLSLSSQLGSLEKFKRQYGKVENPLDTEVEESNGVTTSLNPQVEPDILLKDKNCLDNSGVCKITTMKHNDSDSSCQPASHILDSEKFPFSKDEDCLEQQMTSLRESPMTLKELSLFNRKPLDLEKSSESLASKLSRLKGSERETQTMGIMSRFNELPNSDSSRKDSKLCSVLTQDFCMLFKNEHEKTENGVIPTSDSATQDNSFNKNSKTHSNSSTTENCVILETPLVLPYNNSKVTGKDSDVLIRASEQQIGSPDSPSGMLMNLVEDATGDQNGICFQSEESKARACSETEESNTCCSDWQQHFDVVLGRMVYVNKMTGLSTFIAPTEDIQAACTKDLTTVAVDVVLENGSQYRCQPFRSDLVLPFLPRAQAERTVMRQDNRDTVDDTVGSESLHSLFSEWDNPVFARYPEVAVDVSSGQAESLAVKIHNILYPYRFTKEMIHSMQVLQQVDNKFIACLMSTKTEENGEAGGNLLVLVDQHAAHERIRLEQLIIDSYEKQQAQGSGRKKLLSSTLIPPLEITVTEEQRRLLWLSL
- the MLH3 gene encoding DNA mismatch repair protein Mlh3 isoform X2, encoding MIKCLSVEVQAKLRSGLAISSLGQCVEELALNSIDAEAKCVAVRVNMETFQVQVIDNGFGMGSDDVEKVGNRYFTSKCHSVQDLENPRFYGFRGEALANIADMASAVEISSKKNRTMKTFVKLFQSGKALKACEADVTRPSAGTTVTVYNLFYQLPVRRKCMDPRLEFEKVRQRIEALSLMHPSISFSLRNDVSGSMVLQLPKTKDICSRFCQIYGLGKSQKLREISFKYKEFELGGYISSEAHYNKNMQFLFVNKRLVLRTKLHKLIDFLLRKESIICKPKNGSTSRQMNSSLRHRSTPELYGIYVINVQCQFCEYDVCMEPAKTLIEFQNWDTLLFCIQEGVKMFLKQEKLFVELSGEDIKEFSEDNGFSLFDATLQKRVTSDERSNFQEACNNILDSYEMFNLQSKAVKRKATAENINTQNSRDLEAIRKNTNDAFLYIYESGGPGHSKMTEPSLQNKDSCCSESKMLEQETIVASEAGENEKHKKSCPEHSSLENPCGTSLEMFLSPFQTPCHFEESGEDLEIWKESTTVNGMAANILKNNRIQNQPERFKDATEVGCQPLPFATTLLGVHSAQTEKEKKKESSNCGRRNVFSYGRVKLCSTGFITHVVQNEKTKSTETEHSFKNYVRPGPTRAQETFGNRTRHSVETPDIKDLASTLSKESGQLPNKKICRTNISYGPENEPTATYTMFSAFQEGSKKSQMGCILSDTSPSFPWYRHVSSDSRKTDKLIGSSKPIIRKKLSLSSQLGSLEKFKRQYGKVENPLDTEVEESNGVTTSLNPQVEPDILLKDKNCLDNSGVCKITTMKHNDSDSSCQPASHILDSEKFPFSKDEDCLEQQMTSLRESPMTLKELSLFNRKPLDLEKSSESLASKLSRLKGSERETQTMGIMSRFNELPNSDSSRKDSKLCSVLTQDFCMLFKNEHEKTENGVIPTSDSATQDNSFNKNSKTHSNSSTTENCVILETPLVLPYNNSKVTGKDSDVLIRASEQQIGSPDSPSGMLMNLVEDATGDQNGICFQSEESKARACSETEESNTCCSDWQQHFDVVLGRMVYVNKMTGLSTFIAPTEDIQAACTKDLTTVAVDVVLENDTVDDTVGSESLHSLFSEWDNPVFARYPEVAVDVSSGQAESLAVKIHNILYPYRFTKEMIHSMQVLQQVDNKFIACLMSTKTEENGEAGGNLLVLVDQHAAHERIRLEQLIIDSYEKQQAQGSGRKKLLSSTLIPPLEITVTEEQRRLLWCYHKNLEDLGLEFVFPDSSDSLVLVGKVPLCFVEREANELRRGRSTVTKSIVEEFIREQVELLQTTGGIQGTLPLTVQKVLASQACHGAIKFNDGLSLQESCRLIEALSSCQLPFQCAHGRPSMLPLADIDHLEQEKQIKPNLTKLRKMAQAWRLFGKAECDARQSLQMPPCELP
- the MLH3 gene encoding DNA mismatch repair protein Mlh3 isoform X3; the encoded protein is MIKCLSVEVQAKLRSGLAISSLGQCVEELALNSIDAEAKCVAVRVNMETFQVQVIDNGFGMGSDDVEKVGNRYFTSKCHSVQDLENPRFYGFRGEALANIADMASAVEISSKKNRTMKTFVKLFQSGKALKACEADVTRPSAGTTVTVYNLFYQLPVRRKCMDPRLEFEKVRQRIEALSLMHPSISFSLRNDVSGSMVLQLPKTKDICSRFCQIYGLGKSQKLREISFKYKEFELGGYISSEAHYNKNMQFLFVNKRLVLRTKLHKLIDFLLRKESIICKPKNGSTSRQMNSSLRHRSTPELYGIYVINVQCQFCEYDVCMEPAKTLIEFQNWDTLLFCIQEGVKMFLKQEKLFVELSGEDIKEFSEDNGFSLFDATLQKRVTSDERSNFQEACNNILDSYEMFNLQSKAVKRKATAENINTQNSRDLEAIRKNTNDAFLYIYESGGPGHSKMTEPSLQNKDSCCSESKMLEQETIVASEAGENEKHKKSCPEHSSLENPCGTSLEMFLSPFQTPCHFEESGEDLEIWKESTTVNGMAANILKNNRIQNQPERFKDATEVGCQPLPFATTLLGVHSAQTEKEKKKESSNCGRRNVFSYGRVKLCSTGFITHVVQNEKTKSTETEHSFKNYVRPGPTRAQETFGNRTRHSVETPDIKDLASTLSKESGQLPNKKICRTNISYGPENEPTATYTMFSAFQEGSKKSQMGCILSDTSPSFPWYRHVSSDSRKTDKLIGSSKPIIRKKLSLSSQLGSLEKFKRQYGKVENPLDTEVEESNGVTTSLNPQVEPDILLKDKNCLDNSGVCKITTMKHNDSDSSCQPASHILDSEKFPFSKDEDCLEQQMTSLRESPMTLKELSLFNRKPLDLEKSSESLASKLSRLKGSERETQTMGIMSRFNELPNSDSSRKDSKLCSVLTQDFCMLFKNEHEKTENGVIPTSDSATQDNSFNKNSKTHSNSSTTENCVILETPLVLPYNNSKVTGKDSDVLIRASEQQIGSPDSPSGMLMNLVEDATGDQNGICFQSEESKARACSETEESNTCCSDWQQHFDVVLGRMVYVNKMTGLSTFIAPTEDIQAACTKDLTTVAVDVVLENGSQYRCQPFRSDLVLPFLPRAQAERTVMRQDNRDTVDDTVGSESLHSLFSEWDNPVFARYPEVLQQVDNKFIACLMSTKTEENGEAGGNLLVLVDQHAAHERIRLEQLIIDSYEKQQAQGSGRKKLLSSTLIPPLEITVTEEQRRLLWCYHKNLEDLGLEFVFPDSSDSLVLVGKVPLCFVEREANELRRGRSTVTKSIVEEFIREQVELLQTTGGIQGTLPLTVQKVLASQACHGAIKFNDGLSLQESCRLIEALSSCQLPFQCAHGRPSMLPLADIDHLEQEKQIKPNLTKLRKMAQAWRLFGKAECDARQSLQMPPCELP